One part of the Streptomyces nigra genome encodes these proteins:
- a CDS encoding class I SAM-dependent methyltransferase has translation MATYNSIGATYAQTRRPDPRIAATIRRALGGAATVINVGAGTGSYEPPETVVAVEPSAVMIAQRPTNAARAVEAIAEAIPLADGSADAAMASLTVHHWSDLEAGIGELRRVARRRVVVFTFDPDVNHRFWLLDEYLPEAAAFDSTRAVPIDRLAALMGGARVETVPVPHDCTDGFLAAFWRRPEAYLDPRIRAGISMFAQVGEDAVRSGLSRLADDLPSGRWHRRHADLLDRESLDVGYRLLVAEL, from the coding sequence GTGGCGACCTACAACAGCATCGGTGCGACCTACGCGCAGACCCGGCGACCCGACCCCCGCATCGCGGCCACCATCCGTCGGGCCCTCGGTGGTGCCGCCACCGTCATCAACGTGGGCGCCGGAACCGGCTCCTACGAACCACCCGAGACCGTCGTGGCCGTGGAGCCCAGCGCGGTGATGATCGCCCAACGGCCGACCAACGCCGCGCGGGCCGTGGAGGCGATCGCGGAGGCGATCCCCCTCGCCGACGGCTCGGCCGATGCGGCGATGGCATCGCTGACGGTGCATCACTGGAGCGACCTGGAAGCGGGCATCGGCGAACTCCGCCGGGTCGCGCGGCGACGGGTCGTCGTCTTCACCTTCGACCCGGACGTCAACCACAGGTTCTGGCTACTGGACGAATACCTGCCGGAGGCAGCCGCGTTCGACAGCACGCGCGCTGTTCCGATCGACCGCCTGGCGGCGCTCATGGGAGGCGCCCGTGTCGAGACGGTCCCCGTGCCGCACGACTGCACCGACGGCTTTCTCGCCGCCTTCTGGCGCCGACCTGAGGCCTACCTCGATCCGCGGATCCGGGCGGGTATCTCGATGTTCGCCCAGGTCGGTGAGGACGCCGTCCGGTCCGGGCTGAGCCGGCTGGCCGACGATCTGCCGTCGGGCCGGTGGCACCGGCGTCACGCCGACCTGCTCGACCGGGAGTCACTCGATGTCGGTTACCGGCTGCTCGTGGCCGAGTTGTAG
- a CDS encoding BtrH N-terminal domain-containing protein: MTLVGDIDARGMQHCETTTLGVLLRHEGIDLSEPMLFGLGSGLSFIYWDSKNMGFPFLGGRVKPFELTRHLTAALGLDLRVEETTSPRRAWQHVTTAVDEGRPLGLQLDSYHLDYFTTKVHFGGHVVALYGYDDASAYLVDTAPQGGAVTTGLDSLARARAERGPMTARHRSFTIRAPRNHRLPDESARPAIRACADAFLDPPIANLGHRGIEKASRLVRSWLQRSDRPGEDLPRVALLMEKAGTGGALFRNLYRDFLAECAQWIDSDHLRTGHRLYGEAATLWTQAAGLIAAAGESGDPDHLTRAGDLLHQLARIEREAMQSLSRV; this comes from the coding sequence ATGACCCTGGTCGGAGACATCGACGCGCGCGGCATGCAGCACTGCGAGACGACGACGCTGGGTGTGCTCCTGCGACACGAAGGGATCGACCTGTCCGAGCCCATGCTTTTCGGGCTGGGCTCCGGGCTCTCCTTCATCTACTGGGACAGCAAGAACATGGGCTTCCCCTTCCTCGGTGGCCGGGTCAAGCCGTTCGAGCTCACCAGACATCTGACCGCAGCGCTCGGTCTCGACCTCCGGGTCGAGGAGACCACCTCGCCGCGCAGGGCGTGGCAGCACGTGACGACCGCCGTCGACGAGGGACGGCCGCTCGGCCTGCAGCTCGACAGCTACCACCTGGACTACTTCACGACCAAGGTGCACTTCGGTGGCCACGTCGTCGCCCTGTACGGCTACGACGACGCGAGCGCCTACCTCGTGGACACCGCCCCGCAAGGCGGAGCCGTCACCACCGGCCTCGACAGCCTCGCCAGAGCGCGGGCCGAGCGTGGCCCGATGACCGCCCGGCACCGCTCGTTCACGATCCGTGCGCCCCGCAATCACCGGCTGCCCGACGAGAGCGCGCGTCCCGCGATCAGAGCGTGCGCCGACGCCTTCCTCGATCCACCCATCGCCAACCTGGGCCACCGCGGCATCGAGAAGGCCTCGCGGCTGGTGCGGTCGTGGCTCCAGCGCAGCGACCGCCCCGGCGAGGACCTGCCCCGGGTCGCGCTCCTCATGGAGAAGGCCGGGACCGGGGGAGCGCTGTTCCGCAATCTGTACCGGGATTTCCTGGCGGAGTGCGCCCAGTGGATCGACAGCGACCATCTGCGCACCGGACACAGGCTGTATGGCGAGGCGGCCACACTCTGGACCCAGGCCGCCGGTCTCATCGCGGCAGCGGGAGAGTCCGGCGACCCGGACCACCTCACCCGGGCCGGCGACCTGCTCCATCAACTCGCCCGCATCGAGCGCGAGGCCATGCAGTCCCTCAGCCGGGTCTAG
- a CDS encoding tannase/feruloyl esterase family alpha/beta hydrolase, with translation MNPRTLTGIALATVGVLLAVPAQTRPSQAATPGAAARCAALAGTAIPASVISLRTRGGRVDAASPVAETVGGVSLTYCRADAALSPVDRAAPEIRLRVALPLDWNRRSMMFGGGGYNGTVPDVRGDVPFAPTDGAPPLARGFATYAGDSGHQADPAKHPILSLDGSFAVDDEALRNFAAGDALKKTHDAAQFLIRTFYRAKPRHTYFAGGSTGGREALAMIQRWPTAMDGVISAYPAWNNLAEALYLGRATHELARPGAFPGPEKQTLLYESVMRACDGLDGLTDRVVSNPDACRFDPGTLRCPDGADTGSSCLSDAQITAIRVISSPWKWPYRVASGERGYPGFPFLSGADLRTPVLGFGTTAPSTPMPLTSGYGMQYWDQWVRYFLTRDADRDSLSVDPARPGTWLKRISELSKLQDMNDADLSPFARAGGKLLLLHGAADELVSHRATNDYYERVSDVVGPRGTREFMRYYLVPGANHANFGSPAFAASWDSLTAIERWSERGVEPVAPVVVDAGDGRARPLCEYPSWPRYRAGDPDDAASFRCVRG, from the coding sequence ATGAACCCGCGAACGCTGACGGGAATCGCCCTCGCCACGGTCGGAGTGCTCCTGGCCGTCCCCGCCCAGACGCGTCCGTCCCAGGCCGCGACCCCGGGTGCCGCCGCACGGTGCGCGGCGCTGGCCGGGACGGCCATCCCGGCGAGCGTCATCTCCTTACGCACGCGGGGCGGCCGTGTCGACGCCGCGTCCCCGGTGGCGGAGACCGTCGGCGGGGTGAGCCTCACCTACTGCCGGGCCGACGCCGCCCTCTCCCCCGTCGACCGCGCCGCGCCCGAGATCCGGCTCCGCGTCGCCCTTCCCCTCGACTGGAACCGTAGATCCATGATGTTCGGGGGCGGCGGCTACAACGGCACCGTTCCCGACGTCCGGGGCGACGTCCCCTTCGCGCCGACGGACGGCGCCCCACCGCTGGCGCGCGGCTTTGCGACGTACGCCGGCGACTCCGGGCACCAGGCGGACCCCGCCAAGCACCCCATCCTCTCCCTGGACGGCTCGTTCGCCGTCGACGACGAGGCGCTGCGGAACTTCGCCGCCGGGGACGCGCTCAAGAAGACGCACGACGCGGCCCAGTTCCTGATCCGTACGTTCTACCGGGCGAAGCCCCGGCACACCTACTTCGCCGGCGGCTCCACCGGGGGCCGGGAGGCGCTGGCGATGATCCAGCGGTGGCCCACCGCCATGGACGGCGTGATCTCCGCCTACCCGGCCTGGAACAACCTCGCCGAAGCGCTCTACCTGGGACGCGCGACGCACGAACTGGCGCGCCCCGGGGCCTTCCCCGGACCAGAGAAGCAGACGCTGCTCTACGAGAGTGTCATGCGCGCGTGCGACGGACTGGACGGACTGACCGACCGAGTCGTCTCCAACCCGGACGCCTGCCGGTTCGATCCCGGCACCCTGCGCTGCCCGGACGGCGCCGACACCGGTTCCTCCTGCCTCTCGGACGCCCAGATCACCGCGATCAGGGTCATCTCGTCCCCCTGGAAGTGGCCGTACCGCGTCGCCAGTGGTGAACGCGGATACCCCGGCTTCCCGTTCCTCTCCGGAGCCGATCTGCGCACCCCGGTCCTGGGCTTCGGCACGACCGCGCCGTCCACTCCGATGCCGCTCACGAGCGGGTACGGCATGCAGTACTGGGACCAGTGGGTGCGGTACTTCCTCACGCGGGACGCCGACCGCGACTCCCTGAGCGTCGACCCGGCGCGGCCCGGCACCTGGCTCAAGCGCATCAGCGAGCTGTCGAAGCTCCAGGACATGAACGACGCGGACCTCTCCCCCTTCGCCCGGGCGGGCGGCAAGCTGCTGCTCCTGCACGGGGCAGCGGACGAACTGGTCTCGCACCGGGCGACGAACGACTACTACGAGCGGGTGTCGGACGTGGTGGGGCCGCGCGGGACACGGGAGTTCATGCGGTACTACCTGGTGCCGGGCGCCAATCACGCGAACTTCGGCAGCCCTGCCTTCGCCGCCTCCTGGGACTCCCTCACGGCGATCGAGCGGTGGTCCGAGCGGGGCGTCGAGCCGGTCGCGCCGGTCGTCGTGGACGCGGGCGACGGCAGGGCACGGCCCCTGTGCGAGTACCCAAGTTGGCCGAGGTACCGGGCCGGGGATCCTGATGACGCGGCCAGCTTCAGGTGTGTTCGGGGATGA
- a CDS encoding MFS transporter, whose protein sequence is MSRATTASPSAPPTVTITQHPAHAAPRRGFPLLGRKTSMAVFASILMSLLGSSSAPTPLYAVYQQHWGFSPITITVVFGVYAVAVLSALLFFGRLSDHVGRRPVVVTALVVQVVAMAVFMGASDVGALMTARVLQGLSVGAAVGALGAGMLDIHPRRGGFLNSFAPMLGTASGAIVSGLIVQYLPAPTRLVYAILLVVFALQALAVLAMPETVSRKPGARASMIPEFKLPRSARASVAIAVPVMFAVWSMSGLYGALGPSLTRALTHSTSVVWGGLPLFVLAVSAALTTVTLRSAGARSVMLLSIGTLILGAAITVSAIGSGDGGTGSVIGFFVGTAIAGIGFGSGFQGGIRLVIPQVEAHERAGVLSLLYVVCYVGLGLPAIIAGVLVVHGDGLIVTSREYSITLIVLALVALAGLLRNGRRNKNRLEAQVSEG, encoded by the coding sequence ATGAGTCGCGCAACCACCGCTTCCCCCTCCGCCCCTCCGACCGTCACGATCACGCAGCACCCGGCACACGCGGCTCCACGGCGCGGGTTTCCCCTGCTGGGACGCAAGACCTCGATGGCCGTCTTCGCCTCGATCCTCATGTCGCTGCTGGGATCGTCCAGCGCACCGACCCCCCTCTACGCGGTCTACCAGCAGCACTGGGGGTTCTCGCCGATCACCATCACCGTCGTCTTCGGCGTGTACGCGGTGGCCGTGCTCTCGGCGCTCCTGTTCTTCGGCAGGCTCTCCGACCATGTCGGCCGGCGGCCGGTCGTCGTGACGGCCCTGGTCGTGCAGGTGGTGGCCATGGCCGTCTTCATGGGTGCCAGTGACGTGGGTGCGCTGATGACGGCCCGCGTCCTGCAGGGACTGAGCGTGGGCGCGGCCGTCGGAGCCCTCGGTGCCGGGATGCTGGACATCCACCCGCGCCGGGGCGGGTTCCTGAACTCCTTCGCGCCCATGCTGGGCACCGCGTCCGGGGCGATCGTCTCCGGGCTGATCGTGCAGTACCTGCCGGCGCCCACCCGCCTCGTCTACGCGATCCTGCTCGTCGTCTTCGCCCTGCAGGCCCTGGCCGTTCTCGCCATGCCGGAGACGGTGAGCCGCAAGCCCGGCGCCCGCGCCAGCATGATCCCCGAGTTCAAGCTGCCCAGGTCGGCGCGCGCCAGCGTGGCCATCGCCGTGCCCGTGATGTTCGCCGTGTGGTCCATGAGCGGCCTGTACGGGGCCCTGGGCCCGTCGCTCACCCGGGCCCTGACGCACTCCACCTCGGTGGTGTGGGGCGGGCTGCCGCTGTTCGTGCTCGCGGTCTCCGCGGCGCTGACCACGGTGACGCTGCGGAGCGCCGGCGCCCGGTCCGTGATGCTGCTCAGCATCGGCACGCTCATACTCGGCGCGGCCATCACCGTGTCGGCCATCGGCTCGGGCGACGGCGGCACCGGGTCCGTGATCGGGTTCTTCGTCGGCACCGCGATCGCCGGCATCGGCTTCGGCAGCGGGTTCCAGGGCGGCATCAGGCTGGTCATCCCGCAGGTCGAGGCGCACGAGCGGGCCGGTGTCCTGTCCCTGCTGTACGTGGTCTGCTACGTCGGCCTGGGCCTGCCCGCCATCATCGCCGGGGTGCTGGTCGTGCACGGCGACGGCTTGATCGTGACGTCCAGGGAGTACAGCATCACTCTCATCGTGCTGGCCCTCGTCGCCCTGGCGGGACTGCTGCGCAACGGCCGCCGGAACAAGAACCGGCTCGAGGCCCAGGTGTCCGAGGGCTGA
- a CDS encoding DUF3291 domain-containing protein → MRRLALYTFGILKTPLSDSTPATREFYETGEAVYRKIGEHPGYLGHAITNGGDRGLLFGADWGAWGEFTVPSWYDKGRTVETTALAATLSLWTGLRPAFDAIYTGLHRAALNRRYDWFERTGRPSHVIWWVPDDATPTWQDGVSKLEHLHDHGPAPHAFTFHRAFTESGASVTGVAERQERDR, encoded by the coding sequence ATGCGCCGTCTCGCCCTGTACACCTTCGGAATCCTGAAGACCCCTCTGTCCGACTCCACGCCTGCCACACGCGAGTTCTACGAGACGGGTGAGGCCGTCTACCGGAAGATCGGTGAGCACCCCGGGTACCTGGGGCATGCCATCACGAACGGCGGTGACCGAGGTCTGCTTTTCGGCGCGGACTGGGGTGCCTGGGGCGAGTTCACCGTGCCCAGCTGGTACGACAAGGGCCGCACGGTGGAGACCACCGCCCTCGCCGCGACGCTTTCGCTCTGGACCGGCCTGCGCCCCGCGTTCGACGCCATCTACACCGGTCTGCACCGCGCGGCACTCAACAGGCGCTACGACTGGTTCGAGCGGACGGGGCGCCCGAGTCACGTCATCTGGTGGGTCCCCGACGACGCGACCCCCACCTGGCAGGACGGCGTCTCCAAGCTGGAACACCTCCACGACCACGGCCCGGCACCGCACGCCTTCACCTTTCACCGCGCGTTCACGGAGTCCGGCGCGTCCGTCACCGGAGTCGCAGAACGCCAGGAGCGCGATCGTTGA
- a CDS encoding TetR/AcrR family transcriptional regulator, with amino-acid sequence MTTRDTHDSPRRRIVEAAVELLETGGPDAVSTRAVASAAGMQPPAIYRLFGDKEGLLEAVAEHGYAQFLETKRALLDPAPQDPVEDLRRAWDTVAEFGISRPELFAVMTRATGRGADQAHRAGLEMLYGRVRRLAAGGWLRVDEELAAQIIQATGRGAVTTWHSTPAERRTPALLTALREATVAAITRAEPTVPAAENGPAAAARALRAALPDKADVLSEAEQHLLREWLTRLAADGGAPSA; translated from the coding sequence ATGACTACGCGCGACACCCACGACAGCCCCCGGCGCCGCATCGTCGAGGCCGCCGTCGAGCTCCTGGAGACCGGCGGCCCGGACGCGGTGAGCACCCGTGCGGTCGCCTCGGCCGCGGGTATGCAGCCGCCGGCGATCTACCGCCTCTTCGGGGACAAGGAGGGGCTGCTCGAAGCCGTCGCCGAGCACGGTTACGCGCAGTTCCTGGAGACCAAGCGGGCGTTGCTCGATCCCGCGCCGCAGGACCCGGTGGAGGATCTGCGCCGCGCCTGGGACACGGTGGCGGAGTTCGGGATCTCCCGCCCCGAGCTGTTCGCCGTGATGACCAGGGCGACCGGGCGCGGAGCGGACCAGGCGCACCGCGCGGGCCTGGAGATGCTGTACGGGCGGGTGCGCAGGCTGGCGGCGGGCGGGTGGCTGCGGGTCGACGAGGAACTGGCGGCCCAGATCATCCAGGCCACCGGCCGGGGCGCGGTCACCACCTGGCACTCCACCCCGGCGGAACGGCGAACACCCGCGCTCCTGACCGCCCTGCGGGAGGCCACGGTCGCCGCCATCACGCGCGCCGAGCCCACGGTCCCCGCCGCGGAGAACGGCCCGGCCGCGGCGGCCCGCGCCCTGCGCGCCGCCCTCCCGGACAAGGCCGACGTCCTGAGCGAGGCGGAGCAGCACCTGCTGCGCGAGTGGCTGACCCGGCTGGCGGCGGACGGCGGCGCCCCGAGCGCATGA
- a CDS encoding APC family permease — MTTQAGTGTGGSGAAREGTALKRALTTPLLYFFILGDVLGAGVYVLVGQVAADAGGAVWVPLVVALLLALLTAASYAELATKYPKAGGASHYATRAFGPFAGFVAGFCMLAAGVVSVAALARGFGGDYLAEFVTLPVGLVAVAFLGLLALINARGIKESTRANVVATVIEVGGLVLIIVLGAWLLLRGDGDVGRLTQLGTPEKGAAAAVLSGSVLAYYSFVGFETSVNVAEETRDPRRSYPRALFGALATAGAVYVLVGLAASAAVPTSRLAESSGPLLEVVKEAGGVPDRLFSAIALVAVANGALLTGIMSSRLAYGMAKDGLLPSPLTKVLPGRRTPWAAIAVTTLLAMLLALTGSVATLASTLVLLLLIVFFMVNTAVLVLRRDEGEVDHFRAPTVLPVLGLASCVLLATQIEGAVWLRGLAIVGVGVLLAALTTLRRKKDGAAAGTAADVRTEQRAQAEREGSAT, encoded by the coding sequence ATGACGACGCAGGCGGGGACGGGTACGGGCGGATCGGGCGCGGCACGGGAGGGCACGGCGCTCAAGCGCGCCCTGACGACCCCGCTGCTCTACTTCTTCATCCTGGGCGACGTCCTGGGCGCCGGGGTGTACGTCCTGGTCGGCCAGGTCGCCGCCGACGCCGGGGGAGCGGTCTGGGTGCCGCTCGTCGTCGCCCTGCTGCTCGCCCTGCTGACCGCCGCCTCCTACGCCGAGCTGGCGACGAAATACCCGAAGGCGGGCGGAGCGTCCCACTACGCGACGCGCGCCTTCGGGCCGTTCGCCGGGTTCGTCGCGGGCTTCTGCATGCTCGCCGCCGGCGTCGTCTCCGTGGCCGCCCTCGCCCGGGGCTTCGGCGGCGACTACCTGGCGGAGTTCGTGACGCTGCCCGTGGGCCTGGTCGCCGTCGCGTTCCTCGGCCTGCTCGCCCTGATCAACGCGCGCGGCATCAAGGAGTCCACCCGCGCCAACGTCGTCGCCACCGTCATCGAGGTCGGCGGACTCGTCCTCATCATCGTCCTCGGCGCCTGGCTCCTGCTGCGCGGCGACGGCGACGTCGGACGGCTCACCCAGCTGGGCACGCCCGAGAAGGGGGCTGCGGCGGCCGTCCTGAGCGGCTCGGTGCTGGCGTACTACTCCTTCGTCGGGTTCGAGACCTCGGTGAACGTCGCCGAGGAGACCCGCGACCCGCGGCGCTCCTATCCCCGCGCCCTGTTCGGCGCCCTCGCGACCGCCGGCGCCGTGTACGTGCTGGTGGGCCTGGCCGCGTCCGCGGCGGTGCCGACGTCGCGGCTCGCCGAGTCCAGCGGGCCGCTGCTGGAGGTCGTCAAGGAAGCGGGCGGCGTACCCGACCGGCTGTTCAGCGCCATCGCGCTCGTCGCCGTCGCCAACGGCGCGCTGCTCACCGGCATCATGTCCTCCCGCCTTGCCTACGGCATGGCCAAGGACGGCCTGCTCCCCTCCCCGCTGACCAAGGTGCTGCCCGGCCGCCGCACCCCGTGGGCAGCGATCGCCGTCACCACGCTGCTGGCGATGCTGCTCGCCCTCACCGGAAGCGTCGCCACCCTGGCCTCGACGCTGGTCCTGCTCCTGCTGATCGTCTTCTTCATGGTCAACACCGCCGTCCTGGTCCTGCGCCGCGACGAGGGCGAGGTCGACCACTTCCGTGCCCCGACCGTGCTGCCGGTGCTGGGCCTCGCCTCGTGCGTCCTGCTGGCCACACAGATCGAGGGCGCGGTGTGGCTGCGCGGACTGGCCATCGTCGGCGTCGGTGTACTGCTCGCCGCACTGACCACCCTGCGCCGCAAGAAGGACGGCGCCGCTGCCGGTACCGCCGCCGACGTCAGGACGGAGCAGCGGGCGCAAGCGGAACGGGAAGGCTCTGCCACGTGA
- a CDS encoding TetR/AcrR family transcriptional regulator has protein sequence MAARTSSRLSARERLLTAADELFYGEGVQTVGIDRVIEHAGVAKASLYNTFGSKEGLVCAYLELRFERRKEHITRALTRFRTPREQLLGVFDALGEAFTDPGYNGCAFARATSEADEDSTVRRVADGYREWLRGLFAELATEAGFADPDTIARQFMLLYDGAGQSAKMDHDPSAATTARGAAAVLLDASPLRPAGAA, from the coding sequence ATGGCGGCCAGGACCTCCAGCCGGTTGTCCGCGCGAGAGCGTCTCCTCACCGCGGCCGACGAGCTCTTCTACGGCGAAGGCGTGCAGACCGTCGGTATCGACCGGGTGATCGAGCACGCCGGAGTGGCCAAGGCGTCCCTGTACAACACCTTCGGCAGCAAGGAAGGCCTGGTCTGCGCCTACCTGGAACTCCGCTTCGAGCGCCGTAAGGAACACATCACCCGGGCGCTGACACGGTTCCGTACACCGCGTGAGCAGTTGCTCGGCGTCTTCGACGCGTTGGGTGAGGCGTTCACCGACCCCGGGTACAACGGTTGCGCCTTCGCCCGGGCCACGTCGGAGGCGGACGAGGACAGTACCGTGCGCAGGGTCGCGGACGGCTACCGGGAGTGGCTGCGCGGCCTGTTCGCCGAGCTGGCCACCGAGGCCGGATTCGCCGACCCCGACACCATCGCCCGGCAGTTCATGCTGCTGTACGACGGCGCCGGGCAGTCCGCGAAGATGGACCACGATCCCTCCGCGGCCACGACCGCCCGGGGCGCCGCGGCCGTACTCCTGGACGCCTCCCCGCTCCGGCCGGCCGGAGCGGCGTAA
- a CDS encoding SDR family oxidoreductase, which translates to MIIVTGATGKLGRRVVERLLERVPADRVGVSVRDPGKAQDLADRGVRVRQGDFDDPASLVNAFEGAEHLLLVSLDRAGEDCVAGHRTAIDAAVKADVGRILYTSQMGAAHDSRFQPCRDHAATEDLLHATGLPWTALRNGFYASSALQFLEAARHTGDIALPADGPVAWTGHDDLAEATAAILTGEARFDGPTPPLTGAAAPDLDTIAEIASRVTGRPFTRTVVPDDAYREQILAHGAPSDLADLLLSIFAAARNGEFTAVDPTLAGLTGRAPVPFDALLERAWTEEAATEPAAS; encoded by the coding sequence ATGATCATCGTGACCGGAGCCACCGGAAAGCTCGGCCGCCGAGTCGTCGAACGCCTCCTGGAGCGCGTCCCCGCCGACCGCGTGGGCGTCAGTGTCCGCGACCCCGGCAAGGCCCAGGACCTCGCCGACCGCGGCGTACGGGTCCGGCAGGGAGACTTCGACGACCCCGCCTCGCTCGTGAACGCCTTCGAAGGCGCGGAGCACCTGCTTCTCGTCTCCCTCGACCGCGCGGGCGAGGACTGCGTCGCCGGCCATCGCACCGCCATCGACGCCGCCGTGAAGGCGGACGTAGGCCGCATCCTCTACACCAGCCAGATGGGAGCCGCCCACGACTCCCGCTTCCAGCCCTGCCGCGACCACGCCGCGACCGAGGACCTGCTGCACGCCACCGGCCTGCCCTGGACGGCGCTGCGCAACGGCTTCTACGCGTCCAGCGCGCTCCAGTTCCTCGAGGCCGCCCGCCACACCGGCGACATAGCTCTCCCCGCCGACGGCCCCGTCGCCTGGACCGGCCACGACGACCTCGCCGAGGCCACCGCCGCGATCCTCACCGGGGAGGCCCGCTTCGACGGCCCCACCCCGCCGCTCACCGGCGCGGCCGCGCCCGACCTCGACACGATCGCCGAGATCGCGTCCCGGGTCACCGGACGCCCGTTCACCCGTACCGTCGTCCCCGACGACGCCTACCGCGAGCAGATCCTCGCGCACGGGGCTCCGAGCGACCTCGCCGACCTGCTGCTGAGCATCTTCGCGGCGGCACGGAACGGTGAGTTCACCGCCGTCGACCCGACCCTCGCCGGACTGACAGGACGCGCTCCCGTCCCCTTCGACGCCCTGCTGGAGCGCGCCTGGACGGAGGAAGCCGCCACCGAACCCGCGGCCTCGTGA
- a CDS encoding GNAT family N-acetyltransferase, giving the protein MTLPTPVLHTERLRLRPFTDADAEPLYALHSNAHVMRYWDSPPWTDRARAERFIATCRTMADEGTGARVTIERAADGAFVGWCGLSGWNPDYRSASLGYVLGDAMWGHGYATEAAHALLRWAFETLDLNRVQAEADTRNAASARVLEKVGFVREGTLREDCVVNGEVSDSWVYGLLRREWRPSAPHPVGRAVPHT; this is encoded by the coding sequence ATGACTCTGCCCACCCCCGTTCTGCACACCGAGCGCCTGCGACTGCGCCCCTTCACCGACGCCGACGCGGAACCTCTCTACGCGCTCCACAGCAACGCCCACGTGATGCGCTACTGGGACTCCCCGCCGTGGACGGACCGCGCACGCGCGGAGCGGTTCATCGCGACGTGCCGGACGATGGCGGACGAGGGAACCGGGGCGCGGGTGACCATCGAACGTGCCGCCGACGGGGCGTTCGTCGGCTGGTGCGGGCTGTCCGGATGGAACCCCGACTACCGCAGCGCCTCGTTGGGTTACGTCCTCGGCGATGCGATGTGGGGACACGGCTACGCCACGGAGGCCGCACACGCTCTGCTGCGCTGGGCGTTCGAGACGCTGGACCTCAACCGCGTCCAGGCCGAGGCCGACACACGCAACGCGGCATCGGCCCGGGTCCTCGAGAAGGTGGGATTCGTGCGCGAAGGGACGCTGAGGGAGGACTGCGTCGTGAACGGCGAGGTCTCCGACTCCTGGGTGTACGGCCTGCTCAGAAGGGAGTGGCGGCCGTCAGCCCCCCATCCTGTGGGCAGGGCCGTCCCGCACACCTGA
- a CDS encoding alpha/beta hydrolase, whose amino-acid sequence MALVTVGSGAVAVGDTSPDPPTQATATSADSTENDFSGLVDIGDGRKIYATCKGTNHDGSRTVVLVAGKGNGADDWKSILDPDDPVHDAPGDDLPFHQEGIHHSDDSVFSQVSRFTRVCTYDRPDVRVTGADVSTPRPQPHTVDLDVNDLDAMLTSLGEQKPYVIVAHSYGGLIATLYARTHPQDVAGLVMVDAVTEHMTDVASPGAVKNWDASNAQTSPESREGVRLLDAFEKIEAAAPPRAVPAVVLSADKPWRVDLLPPEAKKGEQVTFDDWLESQQRLSETLGAREYITNTDSGHDIYLYQPRMVVDAICDVVRASS is encoded by the coding sequence ATGGCCCTGGTCACGGTCGGCTCGGGCGCTGTCGCGGTGGGGGACACCAGCCCTGACCCGCCGACGCAAGCGACGGCCACGAGCGCCGACTCCACTGAGAACGACTTCAGCGGACTGGTCGACATCGGTGACGGACGCAAGATCTACGCGACCTGTAAAGGCACCAACCACGACGGTTCGCGGACGGTCGTCCTCGTCGCCGGCAAGGGAAACGGCGCCGACGACTGGAAGTCGATCCTGGACCCGGACGACCCCGTACACGACGCACCCGGCGATGATCTGCCCTTCCACCAGGAAGGCATCCACCACAGCGACGACTCCGTGTTCTCGCAGGTCTCCCGCTTCACCCGGGTCTGCACCTACGACCGCCCCGACGTCCGCGTCACCGGCGCCGACGTCTCCACCCCTCGGCCACAGCCCCACACGGTCGACCTCGACGTGAACGACCTCGACGCGATGCTCACCTCCCTCGGCGAGCAGAAGCCGTACGTGATCGTGGCGCACTCGTACGGCGGTCTGATCGCCACGCTGTACGCACGCACCCATCCGCAGGACGTCGCCGGTCTGGTGATGGTGGACGCCGTCACGGAACACATGACGGACGTGGCGAGCCCCGGCGCCGTGAAGAACTGGGACGCGTCCAACGCGCAGACGTCACCGGAGTCGAGGGAGGGGGTGCGTCTCCTCGACGCCTTCGAGAAGATCGAGGCCGCCGCTCCGCCGCGGGCCGTTCCGGCCGTCGTCCTGTCCGCGGACAAGCCCTGGCGTGTCGACCTCCTGCCTCCCGAGGCCAAGAAGGGCGAACAGGTCACCTTCGACGACTGGCTGGAGTCCCAGCAGCGGCTCAGCGAGACCCTCGGCGCCCGGGAGTACATCACGAACACCGACAGCGGCCACGACATCTACCTTTACCAGCCGCGCATGGTCGTCGACGCGATCTGCGACGTCGTCAGGGCGTCGTCCTGA